In the genome of Bacteroides mediterraneensis, the window GATATATAAAATAAAAGCACTGAATCATGAAACGAAGTCAGAAAGTAGGGATGTGGAGCATGCTGGTAACAGCGTTCTGGGTATTGCTGTGTACATCTTGTATTCGTGAAGACAGAGATGATTGTCCGGCTACTGTAGGCCACGGTGTGAAAGTGAACTTTCGTTACACGTATAATATAGTAGAGAATGATGCTTTTGGAAAGGAAGCGGAGAATGTACGTGTATGGATTTTTGATGAAGAAGGAAAGTTCGTTTCCATGCAAGAAGATGAAGGTGATCACATTGTGAATGGTTATACTTTGGCGTTGCCGTCTTTGTCAGTGGGTAAGTATAAACTGGTGGCTTGGGCAAAAAGTATGGATTATGATGATGAACTGTCGGAGTTCTCTTTTCCAGATTTGATTGCGGGACAATCAACGGTGAGTGATTTAACTGCTTATTTGAACCGCGATGAAGACAATGTGTGCAGTACCCGTTTGAACGGACTGTTGAGCGGTACGCTGGATGTGGAAGTGACGGGTGCAGAAGAAGAAGTCTTCACAATCGACATGATGAAGTGTACCAATACATTGCGTGTTATCTTGATGCCGGCTCGTGCGGGACAGACTTTATATCAGGAAGATTATTCGTTTGTGATTGACGGAAAGAATGGATGGTTGGATTATAAAGCCGATCCTTATGGGCAGGGTGAAGTGACCTATAAGCCTTATTATCAGGAATTGTTGAGAGATGAAACTGTATCTGGAGAATCACGTGCGGACGATGCGGAAATCAATCATGCGGTGGTGGCCGAACTCAATACGTCAAGAATGATGGTAGACCAAGGGCCTCGTTTTAGAATTATCAATAACAGGACCGGAAAGGATGTGTTAGACATTAATTTGACATGGTTTCTGTCACTGCAGGCGGTAGGAGAGCATCGTGCGGAATGGGATGATCAGGAATATCTGGATCGTCAGGATACGTATGCCGTTACTTTCTTTGTGGATGGAGATACTTTCCTGCAAAATTATATCATCGTCAATGGATGGGTAATTTCATTGGAAGATGTGACTTTAGGCTGAGTATGTGAAACAGGAAGAAGAGTTTTTATGTATAAGATAGGGTGGATTTATTGGGTAGTCCTGGGGGCGTTGATAAGCCTGTTGCCGGGTTGTAAGGAAGAGGTTAAAGAGGAAGCGACGTATGCACATGTTGTGACATTAAATTTTCCTTCTTTGCAGCCTTACACCACTCGTACGCGTGCGGAGGGAATTGTAAATGCTGAAGAAGGAGAGAGCACATTTTATAATGCTCGTATCTGGATTTTCGGTTCTTCTGCCGCTGATGAGGATAAGGCATTGGCTTATAAGTATGTGCCTGATGCCTTACGTTATACAGATAATATGGGCACGTTGCGGGTAGAAATGGTTCTTCCTTCCGAGTGGGAAGGCGAGTCGGACATCTATGTGCTGGTGAACGGAGGAGAGGAAACCGGATTGTCTGCTGAATCTTCACGGAAGGCACTTAAGGAGGCTGTTTTCAGT includes:
- a CDS encoding FimB/Mfa2 family fimbrial subunit — encoded protein: MKRSQKVGMWSMLVTAFWVLLCTSCIREDRDDCPATVGHGVKVNFRYTYNIVENDAFGKEAENVRVWIFDEEGKFVSMQEDEGDHIVNGYTLALPSLSVGKYKLVAWAKSMDYDDELSEFSFPDLIAGQSTVSDLTAYLNRDEDNVCSTRLNGLLSGTLDVEVTGAEEEVFTIDMMKCTNTLRVILMPARAGQTLYQEDYSFVIDGKNGWLDYKADPYGQGEVTYKPYYQELLRDETVSGESRADDAEINHAVVAELNTSRMMVDQGPRFRIINNRTGKDVLDINLTWFLSLQAVGEHRAEWDDQEYLDRQDTYAVTFFVDGDTFLQNYIIVNGWVISLEDVTLG